In Desulfovibrio sp. 86, the following proteins share a genomic window:
- a CDS encoding NAD-dependent epimerase/dehydratase family protein — translation MKITVFGGSGFLGSHICDKLSEAGHNVTIVDLHPSPWLRPDQTMLTGNILEEETVRKAVDGADMVFNYAGIADIGEANNRPVDTARINVVGNVMVLEACRKAAVKRYVFASSLYVYGKSGGFYRCSKQSCELYIENYQAMHNLPYTILRYGSLYGPRSDRRNAINRFVYEALTTGGITYYGAPTALREYVHVDDASTATLAVLAPEFENQNIIISGNQPMRVSDLFKMIGEMLGKELVINYQNDPNSGHYQVTPYAFMPKVGRKLVPPLTVDLGQGVLRVMEEEHKEIHPELSAEGGYLVATDD, via the coding sequence GTGAAAATAACTGTTTTTGGCGGTTCCGGATTCCTGGGTTCGCATATTTGCGACAAGCTTTCCGAGGCCGGACATAACGTCACCATTGTGGACCTGCACCCCTCGCCCTGGCTGCGACCCGACCAGACCATGCTCACGGGCAACATCCTTGAAGAGGAAACCGTGCGCAAAGCCGTGGACGGCGCTGACATGGTGTTCAACTACGCGGGCATCGCGGATATTGGCGAGGCCAATAACCGCCCGGTGGACACGGCGCGCATCAACGTGGTCGGCAACGTCATGGTTCTTGAAGCCTGCCGCAAGGCGGCCGTCAAGCGCTACGTCTTCGCCAGTTCACTTTACGTGTACGGCAAGTCCGGCGGTTTTTACCGTTGCAGCAAGCAGTCCTGCGAACTGTATATTGAAAACTACCAGGCCATGCACAACCTGCCGTACACCATTTTGCGGTACGGTTCGCTGTACGGTCCCCGGTCTGACAGGCGCAACGCCATCAACCGCTTTGTTTACGAAGCGCTTACCACGGGCGGCATCACCTACTACGGCGCGCCCACGGCCCTGCGTGAATACGTGCATGTGGATGACGCCAGTACCGCCACCTTGGCCGTGCTCGCCCCGGAGTTTGAAAACCAGAACATCATCATCTCCGGCAACCAGCCCATGCGGGTCAGCGACCTCTTCAAGATGATAGGCGAAATGCTGGGCAAGGAACTGGTCATCAATTACCAGAACGACCCCAACAGCGGCCACTACCAGGTGACCCCCTACGCCTTCATGCCCAAGGTGGGGCGCAAGCTTGTGCCGCCGCTGACCGTGGATCTGGGCCAGGGCGTGCTGCGCGTGATGGAAGAAGAACATAAGGAAATCCATCCCGAATTGTCCGCCGAGGGCGGCTATCTCGTGGCAACCGACGACTAG
- a CDS encoding acyltransferase encodes MAVSEKSGMGQGAEEASSATGSAAPSAPLSSGPLSSAKPAAQAGPGGSTPAPAHGAPGWRRRLGAALEELWVALLGWIPTPVGLALRLAGWRWMFARCGSVRFGTGLSLAGCRGMTLGDNVRLGRGCFITATDGTLVLHDSVALSPYVHVGADAGRIEIGSHTAVGPGTVIRAANHCIARQDVPIMHQGHVPGVIVIEEDVWIGANCVITPDVRIGRGAVVGAGAVVTRNVAPFAIVGGVPAKVIGMRGSNDASVGGSATQAAKG; translated from the coding sequence ATGGCCGTGTCTGAAAAATCAGGCATGGGACAGGGTGCGGAGGAGGCGTCGTCGGCCACAGGGTCGGCTGCGCCTTCCGCTCCTCTTTCTTCCGGCCCTCTTTCTTCGGCAAAACCAGCCGCGCAGGCAGGGCCTGGCGGGAGCACGCCGGCGCCTGCCCATGGCGCGCCGGGCTGGCGTCGTCGGCTTGGGGCCGCCCTGGAAGAATTGTGGGTGGCGCTGCTGGGCTGGATCCCCACTCCGGTGGGCCTGGCCCTGCGTCTGGCTGGCTGGCGCTGGATGTTTGCCCGCTGCGGCTCGGTGCGCTTCGGCACTGGGCTGAGTCTTGCGGGGTGCAGGGGCATGACGCTTGGCGACAATGTGCGTCTGGGGCGCGGCTGCTTTATCACCGCCACGGACGGCACGCTTGTGCTGCACGACAGCGTGGCCCTTTCCCCCTATGTGCATGTGGGGGCCGACGCCGGACGCATTGAAATAGGCAGCCATACGGCCGTGGGGCCGGGCACGGTCATACGGGCGGCCAACCACTGCATAGCCCGGCAGGACGTGCCCATCATGCACCAGGGGCATGTGCCCGGCGTGATTGTTATTGAAGAAGACGTGTGGATCGGGGCCAACTGCGTCATTACGCCAGACGTGCGCATTGGGCGCGGCGCGGTGGTGGGCGCGGGGGCGGTTGTCACTCGTAACGTGGCTCCCTTTGCCATTGTCGGCGGCGTGCCCGCCAAGGTCATCGGCATGCGTGGCAGTAACGACGCAAGCGTTGGCGGATCGGCAACCCAGGCCGCAAAAGGATAG
- a CDS encoding HAD family hydrolase: MALQCIVFDCDGVILDSVPVKTRAFARIAAPHGQEAQDRFVMYHTRHGGVSRYKKFQWFYNEVLGREISEEESERLGRLFAEYALDEVRRCPLIPGIQEVLDAWKGKLPLYVCSGAPHEEVQAVLRERNLDQYFVSIHGSPPAKAKLLGQIVASLPMSPEDVLMVGDAPTDHDAAQEVGTLFYGVGPDIKPASESLYPWGPDLTGLNDWIKAHAAR, encoded by the coding sequence ATGGCATTGCAATGCATTGTTTTTGACTGCGACGGCGTCATACTGGACAGCGTGCCCGTGAAAACACGGGCCTTCGCGCGTATTGCCGCGCCCCACGGGCAGGAAGCCCAGGACCGTTTTGTGATGTACCACACGCGGCATGGCGGTGTGAGCCGTTACAAGAAGTTCCAGTGGTTTTACAACGAGGTGCTGGGCCGCGAAATTTCGGAAGAAGAGTCCGAACGGCTGGGCCGCCTGTTTGCGGAATACGCTCTTGACGAGGTCCGCCGTTGTCCGCTCATCCCCGGCATTCAGGAAGTTCTGGACGCCTGGAAGGGGAAATTGCCCCTCTATGTGTGCTCCGGCGCGCCCCATGAGGAGGTGCAGGCGGTGCTGCGCGAGCGTAATCTGGACCAGTATTTCGTGTCCATTCACGGCTCGCCTCCGGCCAAGGCCAAGCTGCTGGGCCAGATTGTGGCCTCGCTGCCCATGTCCCCGGAGGACGTTCTTATGGTGGGGGACGCCCCCACGGATCACGACGCGGCGCAAGAAGTGGGCACGCTCTTTTACGGCGTGGGCCCGGACATCAAACCGGCCTCGGAATCTCTCTATCCCTGGGGGCCGGATCTTACCGGGCTCAATGACTGGATAAAGGCCCACGCGGCGCGTTAA
- a CDS encoding HpcH/HpaI aldolase family protein, with the protein MTVHDIRKLLAADKATVGTWLQLPSTDVAELMARAGYDWVAVDMEHGSFGRTGLPDIFRAIECGGAAPFARLPEASKTQIKSALEAGAQGLIFPMIESREQLDRAIDWAVYPGQDTWRAKGETAQEYRGVGFCRANVFGKNFDDYRARRAPELFLVAQIEHIHAVENLDAILTHPRLDAIMVGPYDLSGSMGLTGQFDHPVFKAAMARIVDACARHKARMGLHIVQPDPAELARQVAAGSRFIAYGIDSVFLWGAAERPK; encoded by the coding sequence ATGACCGTACATGACATACGCAAGCTTCTGGCAGCGGACAAAGCCACGGTAGGCACATGGCTGCAACTGCCCTCCACGGACGTGGCCGAGCTTATGGCCCGCGCCGGATATGACTGGGTCGCCGTGGATATGGAGCATGGCTCCTTTGGGCGCACCGGGCTGCCGGACATTTTCCGGGCCATCGAATGCGGCGGCGCAGCCCCCTTCGCCCGCCTGCCCGAAGCCAGCAAAACCCAGATAAAGTCCGCCCTTGAGGCTGGAGCCCAGGGACTGATCTTTCCCATGATAGAAAGCCGCGAGCAGCTTGACCGCGCCATTGACTGGGCCGTGTATCCCGGTCAGGACACGTGGCGGGCCAAGGGCGAGACCGCGCAGGAATACAGGGGCGTAGGCTTTTGCCGGGCCAACGTGTTTGGCAAAAACTTTGACGACTACCGCGCCCGTCGCGCTCCGGAGCTCTTTCTTGTGGCGCAGATAGAGCATATCCACGCCGTGGAAAATCTGGACGCCATACTGACGCACCCGCGTCTGGACGCCATCATGGTCGGGCCGTACGACCTTTCAGGCTCCATGGGCCTTACGGGGCAGTTCGACCATCCGGTCTTCAAGGCGGCCATGGCGCGCATCGTGGACGCCTGCGCGCGGCACAAGGCCCGCATGGGCCTGCATATCGTGCAGCCTGACCCGGCGGAGCTGGCGCGTCAGGTGGCGGCGGGCAGCCGTTTTATCGCCTATGGCATAGATTCCGTCTTTCTTTGGGGCGCGGCTGAACGCCCTAAATAG
- a CDS encoding methyltransferase domain-containing protein: MPAVWRTNKRKDARWLIGQLRDQLARETQPRTEPVRVLSIGSGVGYMEKILLEELPDLELHVNEPSTVGMKWLRQHIPNERIYIGLPPACLPPDVHYDMIYLSTVDYGIPTNEFTHLLQELRAQLTPGGEIILLSASLLEEDSFIGSFVNAIKIFIRGILHYLGIRRQQFWGWRRTRDEYRQIFKQAGMTEVKDGWLQDGFETYWIRGR; encoded by the coding sequence TTGCCTGCCGTCTGGCGCACCAACAAGCGCAAGGACGCCCGCTGGCTTATCGGTCAGTTGCGCGACCAGCTCGCCAGGGAAACCCAGCCGCGCACCGAGCCTGTGCGCGTGCTTTCCATCGGCAGTGGCGTCGGCTATATGGAAAAAATCCTTCTTGAAGAGCTGCCCGACCTGGAGCTGCACGTCAACGAGCCCAGCACCGTGGGCATGAAGTGGCTGCGACAGCACATTCCCAACGAGCGCATCTATATCGGCCTGCCTCCGGCTTGTCTGCCGCCGGACGTTCACTATGACATGATATATTTGTCCACAGTGGACTACGGCATCCCCACGAACGAGTTCACCCACCTGCTTCAGGAACTGCGCGCGCAGCTTACGCCCGGCGGTGAAATCATTCTGCTCTCCGCCTCACTGCTGGAAGAGGATTCCTTTATCGGGAGCTTTGTCAACGCCATCAAGATTTTCATACGCGGCATTCTGCATTACCTTGGCATACGGCGTCAGCAGTTCTGGGGCTGGCGGCGCACGCGCGATGAATACCGCCAGATATTCAAGCAGGCCGGGATGACGGAAGTGAAGGACGGCTGGCTGCAGGACGGCTTTGAAACGTACTGGATTCGCGGGCGTTAG
- a CDS encoding 3-deoxy-manno-octulosonate cytidylyltransferase: protein MNIIAIIPARMGSSRYPGKPLALIHNVPMVGHVAFRTAMSKTLSATYVATCDDIIENYCKGAGLDCVMTGDHHVRCSTRTAEALLKIEAATGKKADIVVMVQGDEPMVRPEMIDAAIAPMLADPSINVTNLMADMDTLEEFEDPNEVKVVVDRFNDALYFSREPIPSRKKGSDKVPMRKQVCIIPFRRDYLLRFNEMKESPLEIYESVDMMRILEYGEKVRMVPTECRSWSVDTPEDLARVARLMEGDDLMKAYSK, encoded by the coding sequence ATGAACATCATTGCCATCATTCCCGCGCGTATGGGGTCCAGCCGTTATCCCGGCAAGCCCCTGGCCCTCATCCACAACGTGCCCATGGTCGGGCATGTGGCCTTTCGTACGGCCATGAGCAAAACCCTTTCCGCCACCTATGTGGCCACCTGCGATGATATCATTGAAAATTACTGCAAGGGTGCGGGCCTGGACTGCGTCATGACCGGCGATCATCACGTGCGCTGCTCGACACGCACGGCCGAAGCCCTGCTCAAGATTGAGGCCGCCACGGGCAAAAAGGCCGATATCGTGGTGATGGTGCAGGGCGACGAACCCATGGTGCGCCCGGAAATGATCGACGCCGCCATTGCCCCCATGCTCGCAGATCCCAGCATCAACGTCACCAACCTCATGGCCGATATGGACACCCTTGAGGAATTTGAAGATCCCAATGAAGTCAAGGTGGTGGTGGACCGCTTTAACGACGCCCTGTATTTTTCGCGCGAACCCATCCCCTCGCGCAAAAAGGGGTCGGACAAAGTGCCCATGCGCAAGCAGGTCTGCATCATTCCCTTCCGCCGCGACTATCTGCTGCGCTTCAATGAGATGAAAGAAAGCCCCCTGGAAATCTATGAATCCGTGGACATGATGCGCATCCTCGAATACGGGGAAAAAGTGCGTATGGTCCCCACCGAATGCCGCAGCTGGAGCGTGGACACGCCCGAAGATCTGGCCCGCGTGGCGCGTCTGATGGAAGGTGACGATCTTATGAAGGCATACAGCAAGTAA
- the hmcD gene encoding sulfate respiration complex protein HmcD, producing MEFHTFYDYFLYTKNWAYVMMFVVLPLYVVYWNFVLFPRKKGRNGDSKGH from the coding sequence ATGGAATTCCATACTTTTTACGATTACTTCCTCTATACGAAGAACTGGGCCTACGTCATGATGTTCGTGGTGCTGCCCCTCTATGTAGTATACTGGAACTTTGTGCTGTTTCCCCGCAAAAAGGGACGTAACGGCGATTCCAAAGGGCACTAG